In Primulina eburnea isolate SZY01 chromosome 14, ASM2296580v1, whole genome shotgun sequence, the following proteins share a genomic window:
- the LOC140811119 gene encoding uncharacterized protein, whose amino-acid sequence MSATKIFGGQTFKDAADFRRCVKNYDVATRRSFSYRKNDSEKVTVTCTETICGWRIYASKYKADNIFAIRKYNLENTCGENNLRSRGHLRAYATWIANVVKGKLIGEPSYRPCTIQKDLQRDYGIELNYRNVWKCKELAMHYIHGTDKGCYDRLRWYCRVVKETNPLSVAECEIDIETNKFKRLFLCLQACVVGFVTGCRPLIFSDGTHIKNNFKGCILLVVLKDANDDLFTIAYSVVDAENDINWEWFCYHLRSEHEQYIKNILESMPLARDFIVNSEPRSWANALFLGNRWGVININIAECWNNWVKAARYLPIVGMVDHIRVQIMNMMHQRSESTAMMVKELSLKKEKAIGSVYVESWKLRVHGSCNWRFEVVDGEKSFAIDMIAMTCSCRY is encoded by the exons ATGTCTGCAACCAAAATATTCGGAG GTCAAACATTCAAAGATGCTGCTGACTTTAGAAGATGTGTTAAAAATTATGATGTTGCTACAAGACGTTCATTTTCGTACAGAAAGAATGATAGCGAAAAAGTCACTGTTACTTGTACTGAGACTATTTGTGGATGGAGAATTTATGCTTCTAAATACAAAGCAGACAATATATTTGCGATCCGAAAATACAATTTAGAGAATACATGTGGTGAGAATAATCTACGTAGTAGAGGACATCTTAGAGCATATGCAACATGGATAGCTAATGTGGTGAAAGGAAAACTTATAGGAGAGCCATCTTATCGTCCTTGTACAATTCAAAAAGACTTACAAAGAGATTATGGTATAGAGTTAAACTATCGCAATGTGTGGAAGTGCAAAGAGTTAGCGATGCATTATATTCATGGCACAGATAAGGGATGCTATGATAGACTAAGATGGTATTGTCGAGTTGTTAAAGAAACGAATCCTTTAAGTGTTGCTGAGTGTGAGATTGATATCGAAACCAACAAATTTAAACGATTGTTCCTTTGTTTGCAGGCATGTGTAGTTGGTTTTGTTACTGGTTGTAGACCGTTGATTTTTTCGGACGGGACTCATATAAAGAATAATTTTAAAGGTTGTATCCTACTTGTTGTGTTGAAGGATGCCAATGATGATCTTTTCACAATTGCTTATTCTGTAGTGGACGCGGAGAATGATATTAATTGGGAATGGTTTTGTTATCATCTGAGAAGT GAGCATgaacaatatataaaaaatatactgGAGTCCATGCCACttgctagggattttattgtaAATTCTGAACCACGGAGTTGGGCAAATGCATTGTTTCTTGGCAATAGATGGGGTGTTATAAATATTAACATCGCCGAATGTTGGAATAATTGGGTTAAAGCAGCTCGTTATCTCCCTATCGTGGGTATGGTGGACCATATACGAGTGCAGATCATGAACATGATGCACCAACGAAGTGAATCAACAGCTATGATGGTTAAAGAATTAAGTCTAAAAAAGGAGAAAGCTATTGGTAGTGTATATGTGGAATCCTGGAAGTTGAGAGTGCATGGGTCTTGTAATTGGAGGTTTGAAGTAGTCGATGGTGAAAAATCATTTGCTATTGACATGATAGCCATGACCTGTTCATGTAGATATTGA